A DNA window from Primulina tabacum isolate GXHZ01 chromosome 12, ASM2559414v2, whole genome shotgun sequence contains the following coding sequences:
- the LOC142520231 gene encoding uncharacterized protein LOC142520231 gives MEPRNKASLSSVDPERPFCPKCGNPHKGKLQGRVFAMTKESANPDSSVISGNILISKKEGLTLIDTGATHSFMSEVFMHSLTAEPTVLPLHFNIVLPSGDEICPTCILKACPVQMGSRLLFADLIVIPMVAFDVILGIDWLSAYRSVIDCVGKTMKFLDDDPRGEVFVGLGSSLSIPIISCLQATKLLHKGCFGFGFVQDYPDVFAEDVPVLTPDREVEFVIDLIPISKAPYRMAPIEIKELKNQVQELLDKCFIRPSSSPWGDPVLFVKNKDGSLRLCIDYRELNKVAFFGHIISKDGISVDPSKIEFINKWSIPKTVSEVRIILGLAEYYRRFRADFSNIALPLTILPCGTEDFVVYTDASKQGLVAILMQRGKVIAYASRHVKEYKNYPTHHLELAAAVFALKIWRHYIYGKANVVADTLSRKSSSLLGSMIQKPLLLDLQRN, from the exons ATGGAGCCGCGTAATAAAGCTTCGTTGTCTTCAGTTGATCCTGAGAGACCATTTTGTCCTAAGTGTGGGAATCCACACAAAG GAAAGCTTCAAGGTAGAGTTTTTGCAATGACAAAAGAGAGTGCTAATCCTGATTCTTCAGTAATATCAGGTAATATTTTAATATCCAAAAAGGAAGGACTCACATTAATTGACACTGGTGCGACTCATTCCTTTATGTCTGAAGTGTTTATGCACTCTTTAACTGCTGAACCTACTGTCTTGCCTTTACATTTCAATATTGTGTTACCTTCTGGAGATGAAATTTGTCCAACTTGTATTCTTAAGGCCTGTCCTGTACAGATGGGTTCAAGATtgttgtttgctgatttaattgttattccgatggttgcctTTGATGTCATACTGGGTATTGATTGGTTGTCTGCTTATCGTTCAGTGATTGATTGTGTGGGAAAAACAATGAAATTTTTAGATGATGATCCAAGGGGTGAAGTGTTTGTTGGTTTAGGGTCTTCGTTGAGTATTCCAATTATTTCTTGTTTGCAAGCTACTAAATTGTTGCACAAGGGGTGTTTTGGTTTTGGCTTTG TGCAGGATTATCCTGATGTGTTTGCTGAGGATGTACCTGTATTAACACCTGATCGAGAGGTAGAGTTTGTTATTGACTTAATTccaatttctaaggctccgtacagaatggctccGATTGAGATAAAAGAATTGAAGAATCAAGTGCAGGAGCTATTAGATAAATGTTTTATCCGTCCTAGTTCCTCGCCATGGGGAGatccagttttatttgtgaaaaacAAAGATGGCTCTttgagattatgtattgattatcgagaactCAACAAG GTGGCGTTTTTTGGCCATATCATTTCAAAAGATGGAATATCGGTAGATCCATCCAAAATTGAGTTCATTAACAAATGGTCCATTCCAAAGACAGTTTCAGAGGTAAGAATTATTCTTGGTTTGGCAGAATATTACAGACGGTTCAGAGCAGATTTTTCAAATATAGCATTGCCATTGACGA TACTTCCTTGTGGTActgaggattttgttgtgtataCAGATGCTTCTAAGCAAGGGTTAGTTGCCATactgatgcagcgtgggaaagtgatagcttatgcttctcgtcatgTGAAGGAATACAAGAATTATCCCACTCATCATTTGGAGTTGGCGGCGGcggtttttgccttaaagatttggcggcATTATATTTATG gtaaagctaatgtggttgcggatACTTTGAGTCGCAAATCGAGTTCTTTATTGGGTTCCATGATTCAGAAACCATTGTTGCTTGATTTGCAAAGAAATTAG